One genomic region from Oncorhynchus gorbuscha isolate QuinsamMale2020 ecotype Even-year linkage group LG13, OgorEven_v1.0, whole genome shotgun sequence encodes:
- the LOC123993829 gene encoding mast/stem cell growth factor receptor kita-like, with product MGRYACINNNTKEHSSIYVFVKDPQSPFQRSMVNGILVRVGENLTLPCLVTDPDVTPVTLQTCDLQPLPSDLHYHSDPQRGIIIGNARKEYEGCYVCLGELAGATVRSSQYTVDVRLVPEQPPVIRLSQRERVILRRGEQFEITCSSSNLNPDFSIKWDFPVGARAFQAHTSPHPGWFPVVTNAPPPSGSASVNQSRHRDMHRATPTTRKAPPRYPALDVRERGFISMLGDSRPSQSAVREGESLSLRVEFESYPRPGTLSWAYNGKTLHNTTEHVITAQRHRYSFIKR from the exons ATGGGACGATACGCCTGTATCAACAACAACACCAAGGAGCACTCCTCCATCTACGTCTTTGTGAaag ACCCCCAGAGTCCGTTTCAGCGTTCTATGGTGAACGGCATTCTGGTCCGCGTCGGGGAGAACCTGACTTTACCATGCCTGGTCACCGACCCTGATGTGACCCCCGTGACCTTACAGACCTGTGACTTACAACCTTTACCCTCCGACCTCCATTACCACTCCGACCCCCAGCGCGGCATCATCATCGGCAACGCCAGGAAGGAGTACGAGGGTTGCTACGTATGCTTGGGAGAGCTGGCAGGTGCCACCGTGAGGTCGAGCCAGTATACTGTGGACGTACGGCtag TCCCTGAGCAGCCTCCAGTGATCCGTctgtcccagagagagagggtgatcctgaggagaggagagcagtttGAGATCACCTGCAGCTCCTCCAACCTCAACCCTGACTTCAGCATTAAGTGGGATTTCCCTGTTGGAGCG CGTGCCTTCCAGGCCCACACCTCCCCACATCCTGGCTGGTTCCCCGTGGTTACCAACGCTCCACCTCCCTCTGGATCTGCCTCTGTCAACCAATCCAGACACCGGGACATGCACCGTGCCACGCCCACAACGAGGAAGGCGCCACCGCGATACCCTGCACTGGATgtccgtg AGCGAGGCTTCATCAGTATGCTGGGTGACTCCCGGCCTAGCCAGTCTGCTGTCAGAGAAGGGGAGAGCCTAAGCCTCAGGGTAGAGTTTGAGTCTTACCCCAGACCAGGCACTCTGTCCTGGGCTTACAATGGCAAGACCCTCCACAACACCACGGAGCACGTCATCACTGCCCAACGACACCGATACAG